One window of Brachybacterium ginsengisoli genomic DNA carries:
- the pseI gene encoding pseudaminic acid synthase, translating into MPLSQNGSPKSLQIGDLQVGESHRPFVAAEMSGNHNGDLGRALAIVDAIAETGAPAIKLQTYTADTITIDADGPAFRITDSHGLWGGRNLYSLYQEAHTPWEWHEAIFARAREHGMIPFSSPFDATAVDLLEDLGAEVYKIASLEIGDIPLLRTVARTGKPVILSTGAADAADVDLAVATIRAEGNDQIAVLGCTSSYPATAEASNLRTIPVLRDTWKVVSGLSDHTKGIGVSVAAVAFGAAILEKHVTLRRADGGVDSDFSLEPEELKALVDESYAAWLALGEVHVGPVASEAESQRLRRSLFVVGDVRAGETVTEENVRSIRPAGGLEPRYLDIVLGRTFTQDVSRGTPLSWDLV; encoded by the coding sequence ATGCCTCTCAGCCAGAACGGTTCCCCCAAGTCCCTTCAGATCGGCGACCTGCAGGTCGGCGAGAGCCACCGGCCCTTCGTCGCCGCGGAGATGTCCGGCAACCACAACGGTGATCTCGGCCGGGCGCTCGCGATCGTCGATGCGATCGCGGAGACCGGCGCCCCGGCGATCAAGCTCCAGACCTACACGGCGGACACGATCACGATCGACGCCGACGGCCCCGCATTCCGCATCACCGACAGCCACGGGCTGTGGGGCGGTCGCAACCTGTACAGCCTCTACCAGGAGGCGCACACCCCCTGGGAGTGGCACGAGGCGATCTTCGCCCGCGCCCGCGAGCACGGCATGATCCCGTTCTCCAGCCCCTTCGACGCCACCGCCGTCGACCTGCTGGAGGACCTCGGGGCCGAGGTCTACAAGATCGCCTCCCTCGAGATCGGCGACATCCCGCTGCTGCGCACCGTGGCCCGCACCGGCAAGCCGGTGATCCTCTCCACCGGCGCGGCGGACGCCGCGGACGTCGACCTCGCCGTCGCGACGATCCGGGCCGAGGGCAACGACCAGATCGCCGTGCTCGGCTGCACCTCCTCGTACCCCGCCACCGCAGAGGCGTCCAACCTCCGCACCATCCCGGTGCTGCGCGACACCTGGAAGGTGGTCAGCGGCCTCTCCGACCACACCAAGGGCATCGGCGTGAGCGTCGCGGCCGTGGCCTTCGGCGCCGCGATCCTCGAGAAGCACGTGACGCTGCGTCGCGCCGACGGCGGGGTCGACTCCGACTTCTCCCTCGAGCCCGAGGAGCTCAAGGCGCTGGTCGACGAGTCCTACGCCGCGTGGCTCGCGCTCGGCGAGGTGCACGTGGGTCCCGTGGCGAGCGAGGCCGAGAGCCAGCGGCTGCGCCGCTCCCTGTTCGTGGTGGGCGACGTCCGCGCCGGGGAGACGGTCACCGAGGAGAACGTGCGGTCGATCCGCCCGGCCGGCGGCCTCGAGCCGCGCTACCTCGACATCGTGCTCGGCCGCACCTTCACCCAGGACGTGAGCCGGGGGACCCCGCTCAGCTGGGATCTCGTCTGA
- a CDS encoding bifunctional UDP-2,4-diacetamido-2,4,6-trideoxy-beta-L-altropyranose hydrolase/GNAT family N-acetyltransferase, producing MTHVAIRCDASAAGGIGHLVRAISVAGAAREAGHSVVVVGAIESPLAERLLADAGLETAEAPADLGILAAEQGATVVHVDDYPTGTEARDQVHATGALLSSMEDGTFGRRPADVVIDSTIRAEHAPRPEDGSGTVLLGIDYAPMRAQVRAARARRASEVHDVSRGARVLIVMGGTDATGAAGTLAALCVAADGVEHVGVIASEQSWDAVREEAGREVELIAPSPAFLDRAADADLVVSAAGTTAWELTCIGVPSLLVAVVENQRAGYEAALDVGIARGLGTLAEVRDDPQAARVAVESAVADLRSGRSWAETGRTLVDGQGAGRIVAAWTQALQRRIGEHAAPVAARPAALADSKLLLRWRNDPETREVSRSTERVSWEGHSQWYQRILEDPRRLLYVVERGGAPVGTVRFDALDAPDAAEWEVSITLAPEARGHGLARAVLAAGEDAFDQDHPEATVVAAVLPGNVPSQRLFARAGYQLDPARDDGDFDVLVRRDPS from the coding sequence ATGACCCACGTCGCCATCCGCTGCGACGCGAGCGCCGCGGGCGGGATCGGGCACCTGGTGCGGGCGATCTCCGTCGCCGGTGCCGCCCGCGAGGCCGGGCACAGCGTGGTGGTGGTCGGCGCGATCGAGTCCCCCCTGGCCGAGCGCCTGCTCGCCGACGCCGGGCTGGAGACCGCCGAGGCCCCTGCGGATCTCGGCATCCTCGCCGCCGAGCAGGGTGCGACCGTCGTCCATGTGGACGACTACCCGACCGGCACCGAGGCACGGGACCAGGTGCACGCGACCGGCGCGCTGCTGTCCTCGATGGAGGACGGGACCTTCGGCCGACGGCCGGCGGACGTCGTCATCGACTCGACGATCCGTGCTGAGCACGCCCCTCGTCCGGAGGACGGCAGCGGCACGGTGCTGCTCGGCATCGACTACGCGCCGATGCGCGCCCAGGTGCGCGCGGCGCGCGCGAGGCGAGCCTCCGAGGTCCACGACGTCAGCCGCGGCGCACGGGTGCTGATCGTCATGGGCGGGACCGACGCGACCGGCGCCGCCGGGACCCTGGCCGCGCTCTGCGTGGCCGCCGACGGCGTCGAGCACGTCGGCGTGATCGCATCGGAGCAGAGCTGGGACGCGGTGCGCGAGGAGGCAGGACGGGAGGTCGAGCTGATCGCCCCCTCCCCCGCCTTCCTCGACCGGGCCGCCGACGCGGACCTGGTGGTCAGCGCCGCCGGGACGACGGCCTGGGAGCTCACATGCATCGGCGTGCCGAGCCTGCTGGTCGCCGTGGTGGAGAACCAGCGCGCCGGCTACGAGGCCGCCCTCGACGTGGGCATCGCCCGCGGGCTGGGAACGCTGGCCGAGGTGCGGGACGATCCGCAGGCGGCGCGCGTCGCGGTGGAGTCGGCCGTGGCCGATCTGCGCTCCGGACGGTCCTGGGCGGAGACCGGCCGCACCCTCGTGGACGGCCAGGGGGCCGGCCGCATCGTCGCCGCCTGGACGCAGGCCCTCCAGCGGCGCATCGGAGAGCACGCCGCCCCCGTGGCGGCGCGCCCCGCCGCCCTCGCGGACTCCAAGCTCCTGCTCAGATGGCGCAACGACCCCGAGACCCGCGAGGTCTCACGGTCCACCGAGCGCGTCTCCTGGGAGGGGCACTCGCAGTGGTACCAGCGGATCCTCGAGGATCCGCGGCGGCTGCTGTACGTCGTCGAGCGGGGCGGGGCCCCGGTGGGAACCGTGCGCTTCGACGCCCTGGACGCCCCCGACGCCGCTGAGTGGGAGGTCTCGATCACCCTCGCCCCGGAGGCACGGGGCCACGGCCTGGCGCGGGCCGTCCTGGCCGCCGGCGAGGACGCCTTCGATCAGGACCACCCGGAGGCCACCGTCGTCGCGGCGGTGCTGCCCGGCAATGTGCCGTCCCAGCGGCTGTTCGCCCGAGCGGGCTACCAGCTCGATCCCGCCCGCGACGACGGCGACTTCGACGTGCTGGTCAGACGAGATCCCAGCTGA
- a CDS encoding glycosyltransferase family 2 protein, translating to MTDALEQHPLVTVVMPVFNGARTLRRSLGSVLDQTRSDLELIVVDDASTDDTAHIVEEVAQGDSRVRLIRRERSGGPAAARNTGIASGTGRYLAFCDADDLWLPDKLERQLTLAEAEGASLVYSGYHRVDAGFAGSAADFVPEGRVVRVPTRVTRAALRRGNVIGNLTAVVDLQRTGPVSLPDIPGAEDWALWLLIVGAGGAAVGIDEPLALYRADQPGSHSADRTRAVRAVWQVLRQQERLSMPGAAANLFLGAVAALRKNRI from the coding sequence GTGACAGACGCATTGGAACAGCACCCGCTGGTGACAGTCGTGATGCCGGTATTCAACGGCGCGCGGACCCTGCGTCGATCACTCGGTAGCGTACTCGATCAGACCCGCTCCGACCTCGAGCTGATCGTCGTCGACGACGCCTCCACGGATGACACTGCGCACATCGTCGAGGAGGTCGCGCAGGGCGATTCCCGCGTGCGTCTGATCCGTCGCGAACGCAGCGGCGGGCCCGCCGCGGCCCGGAACACGGGCATCGCGAGCGGCACCGGTCGCTATCTCGCGTTCTGCGATGCCGACGACCTCTGGCTCCCCGACAAGCTCGAGCGGCAGCTGACGCTCGCCGAGGCCGAGGGTGCGTCGCTCGTCTACAGCGGCTACCACCGGGTCGACGCCGGTTTCGCGGGATCCGCCGCCGACTTCGTCCCCGAGGGCCGCGTGGTCCGCGTGCCGACCCGCGTCACCCGCGCCGCGCTGCGCCGCGGGAACGTCATCGGGAACCTGACGGCCGTCGTCGATCTGCAGCGGACGGGTCCGGTGTCGCTGCCCGACATCCCCGGCGCCGAGGACTGGGCGCTGTGGCTGCTCATCGTGGGCGCCGGCGGCGCCGCGGTCGGCATCGACGAACCGCTCGCCCTGTACCGCGCGGACCAGCCGGGCTCGCACTCGGCCGATCGCACGCGCGCCGTGCGCGCCGTCTGGCAGGTGCTCCGGCAGCAGGAGCGGCTCTCCATGCCGGGCGCTGCGGCGAACCTGTTCCTGGGTGCCGTCGCAGCACTGCGCAAGAACCGCATCTAG
- the pseB gene encoding UDP-N-acetylglucosamine 4,6-dehydratase (inverting) — MSLLNGASILVTGGTGSFGKAFLREVLDNHNPRRVVVFSRDELKQYEVRNLFGNDPRLRWFIGDIRDERRLARALKDVDYVVHAAALKQVDTAEYNPFEFVKTNILGSQNVIEASIDAGVKKVVALSTDKASSPINLYGATKLTADKLFITGNHYAASYDTRFAVVRYGNVMGSRGSVIPFFRRLGEEGKPLPITDLTCTRFFITLPQAVQMVIDTFELMQGGELLVPRIPSMKVTDLAHAVVPGAELVDVGLRPGEKLHEEMISPEEGRRAVMIQDGKYFIIQPDLATWGYQPPEGATPVEPGFFFRSDSNDQWYTQEEIAQIIEEGI; from the coding sequence ATGTCGCTCCTCAACGGTGCATCAATCCTCGTAACCGGTGGGACCGGATCCTTCGGCAAGGCCTTCCTGCGGGAGGTGCTCGACAACCACAACCCCCGTCGGGTCGTCGTGTTCTCGCGCGACGAGCTGAAGCAGTACGAGGTGCGCAACCTCTTCGGCAACGACCCCCGACTGCGCTGGTTCATCGGCGACATCCGCGACGAGCGCCGCCTCGCGCGCGCGCTGAAGGATGTCGACTACGTCGTCCACGCGGCCGCCCTCAAGCAGGTCGACACCGCGGAGTACAACCCCTTCGAGTTCGTCAAGACGAACATCCTGGGCAGCCAGAACGTCATCGAGGCCTCCATCGACGCCGGCGTCAAGAAGGTCGTCGCCCTCTCCACGGACAAGGCCTCGAGCCCGATCAACCTCTACGGCGCCACCAAGCTGACCGCCGACAAGCTCTTCATCACCGGCAACCACTACGCGGCGAGCTACGACACCCGCTTCGCCGTGGTGCGCTACGGCAACGTCATGGGCTCCCGCGGCTCGGTCATCCCCTTCTTCCGCCGCCTCGGCGAGGAGGGCAAGCCGCTGCCGATCACGGACCTGACCTGCACCCGGTTCTTCATCACCCTGCCCCAGGCCGTCCAGATGGTCATCGACACCTTCGAGCTGATGCAGGGTGGCGAGCTGCTGGTCCCGCGGATCCCCTCGATGAAGGTCACCGATCTGGCCCACGCCGTGGTGCCCGGCGCCGAGCTGGTCGACGTGGGCCTGCGCCCCGGCGAGAAGCTCCACGAGGAGATGATCAGCCCCGAGGAGGGCCGCCGTGCGGTCATGATCCAGGACGGCAAGTACTTCATCATCCAGCCCGACCTCGCGACCTGGGGCTACCAGCCGCCGGAGGGCGCGACGCCGGTCGAGCCCGGATTCTTCTTCCGCTCGGACTCCAACGACCAGTGGTACACCCAGGAAGAGATCGCCCAGATCATCGAGGAGGGGATCTGA
- a CDS encoding cytidylyltransferase domain-containing protein, translated as MVTETRIVAVIQARTGSSRLPGKVLRPLGGRPVLGWVVRAAQEAEGVDDVVIATSTAAGDDAVAALGEELGVTVVRGSEDDVLSRFALALEETGADAVVRLTADCPLADPALISSVVSMWRADPSLDYAATILVRTLPRGMDVELASKDALRIADAEAESYHRTHVTSYLYDSKRQFRTMGLVVQPAANDLRVTLDTAEDGEMLDAVVAELGDRAPAWHEVVDLLRTRPDLTRINAGVRQKKMADG; from the coding sequence ATGGTGACCGAAACACGAATTGTCGCTGTAATCCAAGCCCGAACAGGGTCCTCCCGGCTCCCCGGGAAGGTGCTACGACCGCTCGGCGGTCGCCCCGTCCTCGGCTGGGTGGTGCGCGCCGCCCAGGAGGCGGAAGGCGTCGACGACGTGGTGATCGCGACGTCGACCGCTGCGGGGGACGACGCGGTCGCCGCTCTCGGCGAGGAGCTCGGGGTGACCGTGGTGCGCGGCAGCGAGGACGACGTGCTCTCGCGCTTCGCGCTCGCCCTCGAGGAGACCGGCGCGGACGCCGTTGTGCGGCTGACCGCCGACTGCCCTCTCGCGGACCCGGCGCTGATCTCCTCCGTGGTGAGCATGTGGCGCGCGGATCCGTCCCTGGACTACGCCGCGACCATCCTGGTGCGGACGCTGCCCCGCGGGATGGACGTCGAGCTCGCATCGAAGGACGCGCTGCGGATCGCGGACGCGGAGGCCGAGAGCTACCACCGCACGCACGTCACCTCCTATCTCTACGACAGCAAGCGCCAGTTCCGCACCATGGGCCTGGTGGTCCAGCCGGCGGCCAACGACCTGCGCGTCACCCTGGACACCGCCGAGGACGGCGAGATGCTCGACGCGGTCGTCGCCGAGCTCGGGGACCGCGCGCCGGCGTGGCACGAGGTCGTGGACCTGCTGCGCACGCGACCCGACCTCACGCGCATCAACGCCGGGGTCCGCCAGAAGAAGATGGCGGACGGATGA
- a CDS encoding ABC transporter ATP-binding protein, with amino-acid sequence MTEDIDYEIDPEDLPDRVERKPLGPPSVVVDDLHITYRVFGARRGGTTKERSSLWDKAISLGRPDTGPITEVPAVRGVSFVAHHGESIGILGTNGSGKSTLLRAVAGLLPPTSGRVFTSAEPELLGVNAALLPRLTGERNITIGGLALGLSNKEVRRNIPGVSEFAELGDFLYLPMSSYSSGMASRLRFAISTIRTPEILMIDEALATGDASFRKKSTARIEEIRAQAGTVFFVSHSLASVRAMCTRALWIDKGVLVADGDVDVVADAYHEYVEGRSDASSGAKLN; translated from the coding sequence GTGACTGAGGACATCGATTACGAGATCGACCCCGAGGATCTGCCGGATCGGGTGGAGCGCAAGCCGCTCGGCCCGCCGTCCGTGGTGGTCGACGATCTACACATCACCTACCGGGTCTTCGGCGCCCGCCGCGGCGGCACCACCAAGGAGCGCAGCTCCCTGTGGGACAAGGCGATCAGCCTGGGCCGCCCCGACACCGGACCGATCACCGAGGTCCCCGCCGTGCGCGGGGTGTCCTTCGTGGCCCATCACGGGGAGTCGATCGGCATCCTGGGCACCAACGGGTCCGGCAAGTCGACGCTGCTGCGCGCCGTGGCAGGCCTGCTCCCCCCTACCTCCGGTCGCGTCTTCACCTCCGCGGAGCCCGAGCTGCTGGGCGTGAACGCCGCGCTGCTCCCCCGCCTCACCGGCGAGCGCAACATCACGATCGGTGGTCTGGCGCTGGGGCTGAGCAACAAGGAGGTGCGCCGGAACATCCCGGGCGTCTCGGAGTTCGCCGAGCTCGGCGACTTCCTCTACCTGCCGATGAGCTCCTACTCCTCGGGCATGGCCTCGCGGCTGCGCTTCGCGATCTCGACGATCCGCACGCCGGAGATCCTCATGATCGACGAGGCCCTGGCCACCGGCGACGCCTCGTTCCGCAAGAAGAGCACCGCACGGATCGAGGAGATCCGCGCCCAGGCCGGCACGGTCTTCTTCGTCTCGCACTCCCTGGCATCCGTCCGGGCGATGTGCACCCGCGCCCTCTGGATCGACAAGGGCGTGCTCGTCGCCGATGGCGATGTGGACGTGGTCGCCGACGCGTACCACGAGTACGTCGAGGGCCGAAGCGACGCCTCGTCGGGCGCGAAGCTGAACTAG
- a CDS encoding glycosyltransferase family 4 protein — MIVICTNEVAGPTGYHKSVVQLANGLRTAGYPVAVLGFLGTGDVASRMLPRWPLDLEVPAYTLRSLPAAGGSLLHKDVHPQLSGALGALRYEFTANELAALRDLNRSLSDEDTIIFTAPVQALAFQRALGDDERRPRTVLQIHGDYLHHAELWEPLMSVRGTVDRLQTVADGLRKQFSPSWDEDDVVFIPNFPGEGSDLVTRAEHEGVNIALPASFQHRKNQLDAIRALSLIEDESVRLTLWGNISPLNPYFIAVQELIETLGLSHRVSIPGFGTEQDVYSTADIVLMTSLSEGFPYPLLEAMYQSRPTVSYDFEFGPREAIEDGGSGFIVPLGDVEQLADRLRELAADDELREQYGRRARERFDQWFAPAAVAEQYSRFLGPSDRSIDLTEVFATDGVEPVAVQEISHRVRRVRGRRIHQVTVHSGATLHDVEIDDGRRVTRPQVLRRDDRTVIEFPIGSHDVVSYSTRPGSTERHYLAGPADGEELPVLPRLRRDATYGDGTPPVQDTIFASSGGARHVSLRTTPAHLAEFGASSVEAVSWKLRQVLPSPKPKAPAGVTEQRIAAAKADAAKADAAKADAASPAAAGADTSAAGSDASSAPAAAPSAPAGAASTAPVDAAASQASAPPALTGVGKAVGLPAQAMGSVGRVAKTYAKTAASMLVDTIAHNPPAPTRREITRHPWFPVTAGVDSFGTPINHSGGVEVSNSGTAQRPTVTVQGEYDSLVLRDGISRREVSPPWTYGELFESICEAEREHGLFDITSGGVHVWELGRSALVIQLGEAAGLWGTAAAIGAPVRDVYTGSKRLTTAPSARTVVFDYARRGQSGYRTAPFVDDQTLFVVQPDAEGYPGVDETNLVYPFAEFTQWKKHWRRRWSHLRVPEVDARPFEAALSETLGIRVDLGDHLRNRLAKFLAEREFWTPVFERVAPEEVLLASSHWWAGIAAAADRSGARVSDIQYALTSRYAPSFWFGQKPHYGATRFYTWSDYWAERTNVYEEHVVVPREQPELTEAIANPSTEEPVWDVCIVSQPRVLRRILAFVQDLVRERPELRVVLAPHPAQRDIIDKELAAAGLDSHVTVAAEDTLTTIRRSAMSVGTFSTSLWESAAMGCPTYVIEVPGYEETLEDIESGLFRLARTPHDLVPYEVPASRHRIFG, encoded by the coding sequence ATGATCGTCATCTGCACCAATGAGGTCGCCGGGCCCACCGGTTACCACAAGTCCGTCGTCCAGCTGGCGAACGGCCTGCGCACGGCGGGGTACCCCGTGGCCGTGCTCGGCTTCCTGGGCACCGGGGACGTGGCCAGCCGGATGCTTCCACGGTGGCCGCTGGACCTCGAGGTCCCGGCCTACACCCTGCGATCCCTCCCGGCGGCCGGCGGATCGCTGCTGCACAAGGACGTCCACCCCCAGCTCTCGGGAGCTCTCGGGGCGCTGCGCTACGAGTTCACGGCCAACGAGCTGGCCGCGCTGAGGGATCTCAACCGGTCGCTGAGCGACGAGGACACCATCATCTTCACCGCGCCGGTGCAGGCCCTGGCCTTCCAGCGCGCCCTGGGCGACGACGAGCGCCGCCCGCGCACCGTGCTCCAGATCCACGGCGACTATCTCCACCACGCCGAGCTCTGGGAGCCGCTGATGTCGGTGCGCGGCACCGTCGACCGGCTCCAGACCGTCGCCGACGGGCTGCGGAAGCAGTTCAGCCCCAGCTGGGACGAGGACGACGTGGTCTTCATACCGAACTTCCCGGGCGAGGGCTCCGACCTGGTGACCCGGGCGGAGCACGAGGGCGTCAACATCGCGCTCCCGGCCTCCTTCCAGCATCGCAAGAACCAGCTCGACGCGATCCGGGCCCTCTCCCTGATCGAGGACGAGTCCGTCCGGCTGACGCTGTGGGGCAACATCAGCCCCCTGAACCCGTACTTCATCGCGGTCCAGGAGCTGATCGAGACGCTGGGGCTCTCCCATCGGGTGAGCATCCCCGGGTTCGGCACCGAGCAGGACGTCTACTCCACCGCCGACATCGTGCTGATGACCTCCCTGTCCGAGGGGTTCCCGTACCCGCTGCTGGAGGCGATGTACCAGTCCCGTCCCACCGTCTCCTACGACTTCGAGTTCGGGCCCCGCGAGGCCATCGAGGACGGTGGCAGCGGCTTCATCGTCCCCCTGGGCGATGTCGAGCAGCTGGCCGACCGCCTCCGGGAGCTGGCCGCGGACGACGAGCTGCGTGAGCAGTACGGGCGACGGGCGCGCGAGCGGTTCGACCAGTGGTTCGCCCCCGCCGCCGTCGCCGAGCAGTACAGCCGGTTCCTCGGACCGTCCGACAGGTCGATCGATCTGACCGAGGTGTTCGCCACCGACGGCGTCGAGCCGGTCGCCGTCCAGGAGATCTCGCATCGGGTGCGCCGCGTCCGTGGACGTCGGATTCACCAGGTCACCGTGCATTCGGGCGCGACCCTGCACGACGTCGAGATCGACGACGGCAGGCGCGTCACCCGCCCGCAGGTGCTCCGCCGCGACGACCGCACCGTGATCGAGTTCCCCATCGGCTCGCACGACGTCGTCTCCTACAGCACCCGACCGGGCTCGACGGAGCGCCACTATCTCGCCGGACCCGCCGACGGCGAGGAGCTCCCGGTGCTGCCCCGGCTGCGCAGGGATGCCACCTACGGGGACGGGACCCCGCCGGTGCAGGACACGATCTTCGCCTCCAGCGGAGGCGCGCGGCACGTCTCGCTGAGGACCACCCCGGCTCATCTGGCCGAGTTCGGTGCCAGCTCGGTCGAGGCGGTCTCGTGGAAGCTGCGCCAGGTCCTGCCCTCCCCGAAGCCCAAGGCCCCGGCCGGCGTGACGGAGCAGAGGATCGCCGCAGCGAAGGCTGACGCAGCGAAGGCTGACGCCGCGAAGGCGGATGCGGCGAGTCCTGCCGCGGCAGGCGCCGACACCTCGGCCGCCGGCTCCGACGCATCGAGCGCTCCCGCTGCCGCACCGAGCGCCCCCGCCGGCGCGGCCTCGACCGCGCCCGTCGATGCCGCCGCCTCGCAGGCGTCCGCGCCGCCCGCCCTCACAGGCGTGGGCAAGGCCGTCGGACTCCCCGCTCAGGCGATGGGGTCCGTCGGCCGGGTCGCCAAGACGTATGCGAAGACCGCTGCGTCGATGCTCGTGGACACGATCGCCCACAACCCCCCGGCGCCGACGCGGCGTGAGATCACGCGCCATCCCTGGTTCCCGGTCACCGCCGGGGTGGACAGCTTCGGGACCCCGATCAACCACTCCGGCGGGGTCGAGGTGTCCAACAGCGGCACCGCGCAGCGACCCACCGTGACCGTCCAGGGCGAGTACGACTCCCTGGTGCTGAGGGACGGGATCTCGCGTCGCGAGGTGTCCCCTCCATGGACGTACGGTGAACTCTTCGAGTCGATCTGCGAGGCCGAGCGGGAGCACGGACTGTTCGACATCACCAGCGGGGGAGTGCATGTCTGGGAGCTCGGGCGCTCGGCTCTCGTGATCCAGCTCGGCGAGGCCGCCGGGCTGTGGGGGACCGCCGCCGCCATCGGGGCCCCGGTCCGCGACGTCTACACCGGGAGCAAGCGGCTGACCACCGCCCCGTCGGCGCGCACCGTCGTGTTCGACTACGCCCGCCGAGGACAGAGCGGCTACCGCACGGCCCCCTTCGTGGACGATCAGACGCTCTTCGTCGTGCAGCCGGATGCGGAGGGCTATCCCGGCGTCGACGAGACGAACCTGGTCTACCCCTTCGCCGAGTTCACCCAGTGGAAGAAGCACTGGCGTCGGCGGTGGTCCCACCTCCGGGTGCCCGAGGTGGATGCCCGCCCCTTCGAGGCGGCGCTGTCCGAGACCCTCGGCATCCGGGTCGACCTCGGTGACCACCTGCGCAACCGCCTGGCGAAGTTCCTCGCCGAGCGGGAGTTCTGGACCCCGGTGTTCGAGCGCGTCGCACCGGAGGAGGTGCTCCTCGCCTCGAGCCACTGGTGGGCCGGGATCGCGGCCGCCGCGGACCGCTCCGGTGCCCGGGTCTCGGACATCCAGTACGCCCTGACCAGCCGGTACGCCCCGAGCTTCTGGTTCGGCCAGAAGCCGCACTACGGCGCGACCCGCTTCTACACCTGGTCGGACTACTGGGCCGAGCGCACCAACGTCTACGAGGAGCACGTCGTGGTCCCGCGCGAGCAGCCCGAGCTCACCGAGGCGATCGCGAACCCGTCGACCGAGGAGCCGGTCTGGGACGTCTGCATCGTCTCCCAGCCGCGCGTGCTGCGCCGGATCCTCGCCTTCGTGCAGGACCTGGTGCGGGAGCGCCCGGAGCTGCGGGTCGTGCTCGCCCCGCATCCCGCCCAGCGCGACATCATCGACAAGGAGCTCGCCGCCGCCGGCCTGGACTCCCACGTCACGGTCGCCGCCGAGGACACCCTCACCACGATCCGTCGATCGGCGATGAGCGTGGGGACCTTCTCCACCTCGCTGTGGGAGTCCGCCGCCATGGGCTGCCCCACCTACGTCATCGAGGTCCCCGGGTACGAGGAGACCCTCGAGGACATCGAGTCGGGCCTGTTCCGGCTGGCCCGGACCCCGCACGACCTGGTCCCGTACGAGGTCCCCGCGTCCCGCCACCGCATCTTCGGCTGA
- a CDS encoding ABC transporter permease, giving the protein MADQKAQVPLAPRLTSTESEALAARSGLAEMGIRPPLGRYIAQVWQRRSFIWNLSASRAYSRNQGSYLGQAWAVLRPILDAGVYVIIFGFLFHSSAPGIENRAAFIVIGTFTYSLFQTSVMSGLNAIPNNLQLIRSHRFPRAVVPLATVMTEMVMFAPILVAMMVVAMVTGLLPGMGAVVPTWSWLLLPFAAVLLMAFSSGLAMFFSRVGARAPDIANAMPFILTLGRYASGAMFLIPAMVPDSVWFKPLLIHQPVAIYLDLFRAVFGNEELIPMTPLLWLEAIGWAVVVFALGFLYFWRAEETYGRD; this is encoded by the coding sequence TTGGCTGACCAGAAGGCGCAGGTCCCCCTCGCTCCGCGCCTCACCTCCACCGAGTCCGAGGCGCTCGCCGCGAGATCCGGACTGGCCGAGATGGGCATCCGTCCCCCGCTCGGTCGGTACATCGCGCAGGTGTGGCAGCGCCGATCCTTCATCTGGAACCTCTCCGCATCGCGGGCGTACTCGCGCAACCAGGGCTCGTACCTGGGTCAGGCGTGGGCCGTGCTCCGTCCGATCCTCGACGCCGGCGTGTACGTCATCATCTTCGGCTTCCTGTTCCATTCCAGCGCCCCAGGGATCGAGAACCGAGCGGCGTTCATCGTCATCGGCACGTTCACGTACTCGCTCTTCCAGACCTCGGTGATGTCGGGGCTCAACGCGATCCCGAACAACCTGCAGCTGATCCGGTCCCACCGGTTCCCCCGTGCGGTGGTCCCCCTCGCCACGGTGATGACCGAGATGGTGATGTTCGCGCCGATCCTCGTGGCGATGATGGTCGTCGCCATGGTGACCGGGCTGCTCCCGGGCATGGGCGCCGTGGTGCCCACCTGGTCCTGGCTCCTGCTCCCGTTCGCGGCCGTGCTCCTGATGGCCTTCTCCTCGGGGCTCGCGATGTTCTTCTCGCGCGTCGGCGCCCGCGCCCCCGACATCGCCAACGCCATGCCCTTCATCCTGACCCTGGGGCGCTACGCCTCCGGCGCGATGTTCCTGATCCCAGCGATGGTCCCGGACAGCGTGTGGTTCAAGCCGCTCCTGATCCATCAGCCGGTGGCGATCTACCTGGACCTGTTCCGTGCCGTGTTCGGCAACGAGGAACTGATCCCGATGACACCGCTGCTGTGGCTCGAGGCCATCGGCTGGGCGGTCGTCGTCTTCGCCCTCGGATTCCTGTACTTCTGGCGCGCAGAGGAGACCTACGGTCGTGACTGA